In Nocardia sp. NBC_00403, the DNA window GTCGGCTGCGGTGGTGTGGGCGTTGGTCATTTCGCCCGCCAACTGGAAGGTGTGCGGGTCGGTGCGGTCGGCTACCAGCAGGGCGGCCGATTCGATGGCGCCGTCGGCGATGCCGAGACAGGCGGCCATGACCAGCGGCATGGCCGCGCCGATCACCACGTTCAGCACCGGCGGCCAGACGCCGACCGGGCGGACCATCGAGACCGCGGCATCGGGCACGAAGACCTCGTCGAAGACCACGGTGTGTGATCCGCTGGCTCGCAAACCGAGTGTGTCCCACGTTCTTTCGATCCGTACGCCGTTGGCGGAGCGCGGGATCGCGCAGTGCAGCACCTGCGGCCCTTCGGGTGCGTCGTCCCATCGGATGCTGGTGACGAGCACCGTGCCGACCTCGCAACCGCTGGCGGGAGCCTTGCGCGCGCTGACGCGGAAGCCGCCCGCGACCCGCGAGGCCCGGCCATTGGAGTCCACCCAGTCCGAGGCGCCGGTACTGACCAGGATCGCGCCCGCCGCCACCTTGGTGAAGACCGGTGTGGCGTCGATTCCGTGGTGATGCCGCCACACTTGCGCGGCCACCAGATGCGAATGCATGGCGAAGGCGACCGCCGTG includes these proteins:
- a CDS encoding acyl-CoA dehydrogenase family protein, which codes for MTTTAVDTTRTATDWIALARQIGQNLSPGVAERDRTGDIAEDAYDLLRTAGLTAALVPTEFGGGGATHQEMGAVLRELGRHDPSTAVAFAMHSHLVAAQVWRHHHGIDATPVFTKVAAGAILVSTGASDWVDSNGRASRVAGGFRVSARKAPASGCEVGTVLVTSIRWDDAPEGPQVLHCAIPRSANGVRIERTWDTLGLRASGSHTVVFDEVFVPDAAVSMVRPVGVWPPVLNVVIGAAMPLVMAACLGIADGAIESAALLVADRTDPHTFQLAGEMTNAHTTAADLIAAMFTDSDNLRFDNTDAYAARTLSRKTVAAEALISAVRFAIDTVGGLGYSRTCDIEMRYRDVHGSLFHPLPRAKQTRFSGRVLLGHSPIG